A single region of the Verrucomicrobiales bacterium genome encodes:
- a CDS encoding HAMP domain-containing histidine kinase: protein MWWSAGLSLTGVALLLGFAYFEFIHEHPEFLSRSWTPEMRRSFVHSIKEVGLFAGLPACILALGGAWWLFFIKRALEPLEQLTVAAEAIDPQTLLKPLPRTGNQDEIDRLAVVLNESNIRVHEAMQRIRDFSLHASHELKTPLTVLRGGLESDLREGGLTSGQRENVVGYIEEIDRLSRIVEGLSLLARADANQVELRHEPVPLHELMREALEDGKVLGESRSIEMRLKRCDEVMISGDRHRLRQLLLNLIDNAVKYNLQGGWVEAELVAGAEETLLSFSNSGPGLSAELQGHVFDRFFRGDSSHNRAVEGCGLGLSICQWIVQAHGGKIEFTSDPGVVTRVMVRFPTASAAV from the coding sequence ATGTGGTGGTCGGCTGGGCTCAGTCTGACAGGGGTAGCGCTTCTGTTGGGCTTTGCCTACTTCGAGTTCATCCACGAGCATCCAGAGTTTCTCTCGCGCAGCTGGACTCCTGAAATGCGCCGGAGTTTCGTTCACTCGATCAAGGAGGTGGGACTCTTCGCCGGACTACCAGCCTGCATTCTCGCCTTGGGTGGAGCTTGGTGGCTGTTCTTCATCAAGCGGGCTTTGGAACCATTGGAGCAACTGACGGTGGCGGCTGAGGCCATCGATCCCCAGACCTTGCTCAAGCCCCTGCCACGCACGGGTAATCAGGATGAGATCGACCGCCTCGCGGTCGTTCTGAATGAGTCGAATATTCGCGTTCACGAAGCGATGCAGCGCATCCGAGATTTCTCGCTCCACGCTTCCCACGAACTGAAGACCCCCTTGACTGTCTTGAGAGGAGGTCTGGAGTCGGATCTCCGCGAGGGTGGGCTCACGTCGGGGCAGCGCGAGAACGTGGTTGGCTACATTGAAGAGATCGACCGGTTGTCGCGCATCGTGGAAGGGCTGTCGCTCTTGGCTCGGGCGGATGCGAACCAAGTGGAGTTGCGACACGAACCGGTCCCTTTGCACGAGTTGATGCGCGAGGCCTTGGAGGATGGCAAGGTGCTTGGGGAGTCACGTTCCATCGAGATGCGCCTCAAGCGATGCGATGAAGTCATGATCTCCGGAGATCGACATCGGTTGCGGCAGTTGCTGCTCAACCTGATCGACAATGCGGTGAAGTACAACCTGCAAGGGGGATGGGTTGAGGCCGAGTTGGTGGCGGGAGCTGAGGAGACTCTCCTCTCTTTCTCGAACTCTGGGCCGGGTCTCTCGGCTGAGTTGCAGGGGCACGTGTTCGATCGCTTTTTTCGTGGGGACTCGTCGCATAACCGCGCTGTGGAGGGCTGCGGTCTCGGGTTGAGCATCTGTCAGTGGATCGTTCAAGCGCATGGCGGCAAAATTGAGTTCACTTCCGATCCCGGTGTGGTGACGCGGGTAATGGTTCGATTCCCCACCGCGTCCGCAGCGGTTTGA